The sequence AGCACAGAACAATCTATGGCAATTGGGACACTCAGACATTGTCACAGCCTCTTCCCCATCATTGACTAACAAAACAGAACAATCCTTAAAGGGACAGTAAAATTTCTGCGCATCGAGAAACAAAGCTTCACAAAGTGCATCTTCCCATCTATCAAACACTTCTTTTGGAACAATAGAACGACAAAGATGCGGCTCCAATACACTTTCACATTTGAGATCAGGACACTCCACCTTTGATATGTTTTGCTGAATCTTTGTTGTTATATATTTTCCGAGACAGTTGTTGCAAAAGGGATGGGAACACGTGATGTTTCTGAACATTTCTACACTAGATTTTACATCCATGCAGATTAGACACAAGTTATGTGAAGACTGACCAGTTTCTTTTCTCATGcttgttttctttctcttgaacgatctaataataattatcaaaaaaacaaagcaaaaaagaGTGATCCAACAGTCTTCATGGTTGTTGAACAACACATTGCAGGGGCCTGAGATTGGGAATTTTCCATCCATTTGTTTTCCCTAGCTAATTGGCCTTCGATAATGTGAGAGTTTCTCTACTCTGTTTATTACTCTGTATATTATATAAAGCAATTAGATTGTGTAAAATCCTTTTCCATAGAAAGTGTACAGTTACAGCTCCAAAAGTGTAAATCAATGACCATAATAGCAATAAAGCCATGGACACTTTAcctttattatattttcctgACTTTTTGTTGCTAGATCTTTAAGCAAAAACCCCAATAACAATCAACAAAATTATCAAGTGGTAGATATAAACAAAATCATTCTCAATAAATCATCTTAGCATGGGAAACAAATCAAATACCAAAAATCAACCTAATCCAGACCTAAAATTCAAaagtaacaataaaaaaaataaaagtaaaatcaaatacaaaagtgaaaaatatatacCAGATTTGAAGGACGACGATGGTTGGGGCTGCTGGAGGCCGAGAGGTTCAGGGTGGTTGCTGACCTGGGAGAAGGGGAAAGAGATTAGAGAGATTGATATCAAATTGTGGAAGAAGAAAACTTGCACCTCAAGCTCTCTAGATTTTCCACAGCGGAAAAAGCTACAGAAACTGACATCAGTTGAAAAGCAAACCAGCTCTGATAAGGAATCTAGAGGATGATTGAGAGGAAGTGTACTAGTCA comes from Ziziphus jujuba cultivar Dongzao chromosome 6, ASM3175591v1 and encodes:
- the LOC125419025 gene encoding E3 ubiquitin-protein ligase RSL1-like, producing the protein MDGKFPISGPCNVLFNNHEDCWITLFCFVFLIIIIRSFKRKKTSMRKETGQSSHNLCLICMDVKSSVEMFRNITCSHPFCNNCLGKYITTKIQQNISKVECPDLKCESVLEPHLCRSIVPKEVFDRWEDALCEALFLDAQKFYCPFKDCSVLLVNDGEEAVTMSECPNCHRLFCAQCKVAWHDGMKCNKFQKIVKEGRGREDMMAMLLAKKKQWRRCPSCKMYVEKISGCIHITCRCRYEFCYACGSKWSSTHACNPARVGH